ggggtaggccgtcattgtaaataagaatttgttcttaactgacttgcctagttaaataaaggttaaattaaaaaataagaTAAAGGATTCACATACGGGTATAAATTACTACTAAAGGACCATAGGACACACAAGCAAGTATAAATTAGTCGACAGTTGAGTCATCTACTTTATGAAATTACAGCCTGATGCACTGGCATCGTGAATTCAACCTCAATTGCGCCGCTATCATGTGTCTCGTTTACCTTGCACAGCAGATGGAAAGTGTACAGACACATGCCACAGTCCTAGCTAGGCTAATAAATGTTGCAGTCTGGCTTTGGTTTTTAAAGCTTGACAATGAATAACCAAAAACCTAAACTTGCAACAAAACACCATGCAAAGGACAAACATGTCGGCCTATTACAGCAACATTTGAGCAGTATCCTAGGCTGGCTAATAAACTGCAATACATTTTGAGAACGCCATACAGCAATACTGCATTCAACTGCACTGGTGATCcatgcagttttttttttaaagtttaaaTGTTTAACAACCTATAgctacatttttttgttgtttattaAATGCTTTTTGATTTGGGTGACAGCATATTATTCACATCTGAAAGCATAGCAGCAAAGGCTGAACAGATATAATTTATTCCTTTTGTTTTAATATGTTAATGCTATATACAGCATCCCATGTACGTAAGTGGAATTATAAAGGGCCATCTTTTTTTCAAATAAAACCAGTTATAGGCATGAGTTTTTGGGTGTAAAAACTAACATAATAGACTATGTCTGGCCCGTGAATTCCTTGTTTTTTTTCCAATATGGCCCTtgtgctgattgagtttgacacccctgctgtaaGGCAAGTGTTTGAAGGGTGCGTCCCttttttcctatatagtgcacttctatgggcccaggtcaaaagtagtgcactatgtagggattagggtgcaatttgggactcaAGCCCAGGTCTCCTACCAAAGCGAAGCAGATTAATAAGGCATTCAATTACCAAGACACCACCTGCCTGGGTCCGTGGTGACGCTGTGCTCTGGTGCAGGAAAGCTTTTAGGGGAAAGCACTGTACCATTTCCTGGAAAGTCTGAAGGATTGTGTGGATGGTCCGTCTTTCCTCATCTAGGTATTTTTGTGAAACACGTCAGGTCCTATTCAGTCAACTGGTAACTGGGTCTTCAAGATGTTTGCaaaacaaactttttttttttgctttataGGCTAACATGCAGTTTaacttttctttttgttttgccCCATAGCCTAAACACTGTTTGGTTAAATAGCATACTGGCTGGTGCAAAATTCTAAGTCCAGCGGTGGAAGCTggtaggaggacgggctcattggaatggaataaatggaacggtatcaaacagatcatacatatggaaaccacatgtttgactccgctCCATGAAttcaattccagccattacaatgagcctgtcctcctctaGCTccgcccaccagcctccactgaagtTCAGTTTGACCTGGTGGTGGTGTAACAATGCAGTGGGGGAAAAGCACAACAAAACATCATGAGAGTGACGGGGCACAAAGTGTTCTCTCCAGTGAGTGTATTATTTGGATTAGGCCTAGACGTGGACAAAGGGGTCTGTCATTCTACATCCTTCCATTTCAGTTTACCGAGAATCCTATTGTCAGGACAAGTGGATCATAACCTAACGTTCCAGAATCACCTAGCCTATTCAAGAACAGCCAGTCGTTGGACAGTGTTTAATTTGGCTTGATTCCTCTCTCGCCCTGCCTCCTGCACATTGCAGAGAGCAGACTAACTAAGCAGCTTAGCAGTGTTGATGGAGGATATGTGACTGTGTGAAAACTGTCTGGGTGTTCTCAGGAAGAATCACTGGGCTGCTGCCTGGGCCTTTTGCCTGCCAGCTTCCTCGGTGTtctcatcagctttgtaatcaGGCAGATTCAGTGTTTGAATCTTTGCCAGTGTGGCCAAGACCGTGCTAAGACTATCATTACTTTTCCCGGTGCCTCCTTTTAGAGGGAGGGAGTAAAACAAGCAAGGTGAAGAAAAATACGTTAATGCTGAAGTTGTCAAACATCATTAGCCTAAGTTTACAATGTTTCACCATTTCCCTTCCCCTGCCTCACTTTCCAGAAAACTCCAGCTTGTCATGTTATCTCAAATGCAAAGTCCCACCCAACAGTGGTCTGTTCCTGTGAATGCCGGTTTCTTTTCATTTTTCTTTGTTTCCTTGTTCCTCAGGCTGCCAGTGAGAGAAACAGACCATGTCTCAGGACAAGAACAGCTACCCCGGGGTCATGGGGGAGAACAACCCCCTCCACAACAACGTCTACGGACCGCCCCAGCCCGGGTTCGGGATAGCCCCTCCCAACTACACCCCAGCTCCAGTGCAAGCTCCATACCCCGGCCAGCCTGCAGCCTATGGCCAGCCTACACCATACGATCAACCTGCCCCCTATGGTCAACCTGCACCCTATGGTCAGCCCGGGTTTCCCCAGGGAGGCCCAGGGTTTGGACAGGGACCCTACCCTCAGATGCCCTATCCCCAGGGCCCCTACCCCACAGTGCCCTACCAGCAACCTGCACAGCCAGGGTTCCCTGGTGACCCTAACAGTGAGTAGACCGTAGTGGACATATAGCTGTGCTTGAGACATTTCACATGATTTATGTTTGGAAGAGAAGTCATATGGTGTCATGGCGAATCTAGGAAAAGGTTGCTCTCTAGACACTCTTTCTGGTTCTTCTGGGTTTACCTCCATTCTATGCTTTAATGGCTATAAGATTGCAAAACTGTCCTAAGACCTGGGCTAACATGCACATTATTTCTACACTTAAATGTTTTGTAACACTCAAGCCCATGTCATACATCATTATTCCAAGTGGGCCAAACACAATGTGCTCAGGTACAGTTTAATTAATTATGTTACCAGTCTTCACTCCTGCTTATGTCAGTTTTCCATTTGAAAGGCAGGTTTGGAAATTCGTAAGGTCACTGTTTGGTTTTCGACTTAGATGGATGTATAATTACCCTGAGAAATTGCTGCCTGTGTCTTTCACTGTCCATCATCAACCTAGTGTGCTGAAGAAGCACACACATCATCCTCCTGAGGTTAAACTGtctcactgactgactgtctcactgactgactgtctcactgactgactgactgactgtctcactgactgactgtctcactgactgactgactgatcaaCAACTATATTGAACTAACCCTGTTAATGACCCGTGTCAAAACAACACATACAATAGTCTCACAATCTACAAGCATTTGATTGCCAATAGTCTCACCCCTGTAGTGATTAAACACATGGTTGCTATTTGGtccttattgttgttgttgtctgggGTTTTCAGCTTCCGCGGGTGACGGTTACCATGGGGACGTGCCGCCGTCTTACTACGACAACGAGGAGTTTACCAACTCTGGCTTTGAGGACAAGAGCATCCGACAGGCGTTCATCAGAAAGGTGAGACAGGAGATTAGAGGGGACGGGACTGCATGAATGAGAACAGAATAACATGCTGTCAGTTGAGTGAGTGGAGGAGATTGAAACCAAACCATTCTATCAGCTCCTAGTTATTCAGATGTAAATTAGCTTTTACCTAAATCTGGtgcaaaaatgtaaataaataaatggtgCAACGCATCACTTCTCACTTTTGAGATGTACTCTGTTTTTGCTGTACATTGTCCCTGTCCAAATAAACTTCATGAATAAAACAATGATCTGCTATTCTTTTCATGTTTTTGACTATTATTCAAAATAAAGTAATTCCCTAACAAATCTAACCAGCAATGTTTCAACTTTAATTTCAATAGCCAATGTTGACTGACACTTTGTCATAGTTCTTGAAAATCTTTCTTgagacagtcctataacatctgTCTGTCCaaccttctccacctcctcctagGTGTTCCTGGTGCTGACCGTTCAGCTGATGGTCACCTTCTCCTTCGTGGCCGTCTTCACCTTCGTGGACGATGCCAAGTTGTTTGTGCGGCGTAACCCCTGGACGTACTACGTGTCCTACGCCATCTTCTTTGTGTCTCTCATCACCCTCAGCTGCTGTGGAGAGTTCCGGCGCAAACACCCCTGGAACCTGATCGCTTTGGTACAGCCCCACCCTGACTCTGGCTGCAtgctaaatggcaccctattccctatgtagtgttctattttaaaagtagtgcactatgtagggaatagggtgccactagtgcactacgtagggaatagcgtgccatttgggacttagacTCTGTCTTTTAACCTCTAATAGATGCATTGTCTAATGTTTCAACCCTATGTATCTGTTAATATTTCAGGTCTTGGTTTGGGACAATGTTGCTGGAATTGGGTAGATATTGATATTAGACTAGAGTGACAAATATAAGATAGATATTGTCACGTTTTATAAAACCGTGAAATCAACGAAGCGATGAAACACAGATTAGATTgattaaaggtgcactatgcagaaagcactctgccatttcctggttgctaaaattctaaatgtttgcctaatttcagtttttaTATGAAAAAAAACAAGCAAATATAGTGTAGAGATTCATtttccataacccaaaatattgtattttcagcggtttgaagctggtgtacaaaaccgaaaacTAAACTTAAAAactggaagcatagaaatagtgtacatagaacagatctaccacttcatagatttgctttcaatgagaattacagatctataactcacatttgtAAGTGAATTTTGTctggtcgcccaaaaagttacatattgtggCTTTAAATACAATTGATGACCTGAtttactcatcccggatccgggagcaccctcattagtaaaaaagctgactagcatagcctagcatagcgccacaagtaaatactagcatctaaatatcatgaaatcacaaatccaagacaccagatgaaagatacacatcttgtgaatccagccatcatttccgatttttaaaatgttttacagggaaaacactatgtatttctattagctaaccaccatagcaaaagactcaaccgcatattttcaccatttttttaccgcataggtagctatcacaaattcgaccaaataaagatataaatagtcactaaccaagaaacaacttcatcagatgacagtctgataacatatttattgtatagcatatgttttgttcgaaaaaatgtgcatatttcaggtataaatcatagttttacattgcagccaccatcacaaatctcaccaaagcagctagaataactacagagaccaacgtgaaatacctaaatactcatcataaaacatttatgaaaaatacatggtgtacagcaaatgaaagacaaacatcttgtgaatccagccaatatttcagattttttaagtgttttacagcgaaaacacaatatagcattatattagcttactacaatagcctaccacacaaccgcattcattcaaggcaaCGTTatcgatagcgaataaaccagcaaaagatattcattttttcactaaccttctcaaacttcatcagatgacagtcctataacatcatattacacaatacatatatggtttgttcgaaaatgtgcatatttagcggcacaaatcgtggttttacaatgtgaatacgtagtgaaaatgcagaaatattgtccggagaaatctttgaggagcacctaatctaatcaaataactaatcataaactttactaaaaaatacatgttggacagcaaattaaagatacactagttcttaatgcaaccgctgtgttagatttttaaaaataactttagtacgacatacagcttacgttatagcgagacagcgcccaaaatcctggcggaatatacgtctaaacattttcgacagaaatacgaaataacatcataaatggttcctactatttgatgagcttccatcagaatcttgtacaagttgtcctttgtccagaataatcgttgttcggttgtagaatgtcgtcttcatctcTAGAATTAGCAGCCaacgctagccatgtggcgcagcagtgtccaactcaccataacgcaagacaaagaaaatccagaaaatcgaaataaactgatataaactgatataagtcggtttaaaataactagtttatgatgtttttaacacatatatcaaataaaatcagagccggatatatctaacgtctataacgaaagcttttcggaacgcaatcctgaggtcccTCTCGCGCCAAGCTGAACGGTGAAAAGACTAGACCCACCGTTCCAagaggtcttgttcggcctcacatagagctatacaccccattccaactctcactgcctactgacatctagtggaaggcgtatgcagtgcatgtagacccatagattccatgcaaattaataggctgaccctggaacagagcccccgatttcagatttctcacttcctaacaggaagtttgctgcaaaatgagttctgttttactcacagatataattcaaacggttttagaaactagagagtgttttctatccaatagtaataataatatgcatattgtacgagcaagaattgagtacgaggcagtttaatttgggaacgattttttacaaagtgaaaacagcgcccccccctattgagaaaaggttatatAACATTCTGAGAGGGATGTGTTGTGGTTCTAATACTGACGTTGTTGTCTGCCCTCAGTCCATCCTGACCCTGAGTCTGTCCTACATGGTGGGGATGATCGCCAGCTTCTACGACACGGAGACTGTCATCATGGCTGTGGGCATCACCGCTGTGGTCTGCTTCACCGTGGTCCTCTTCTCACTACAGGTCAGTagtacacacatgcacgcaggcATGAAcgcgtatacacacacacacacacacactccatccttACTCCCACCTTGCTGTCAGTGTCACACTTACAGTTTTGCAAACCATGATATTATGGAGTCTTTTTCTGCCTCCATGGCCTTTGTTTCAGTTTCACTATTACTATCAcatactattactattactattacatACGGTCACTATTACTATCACATACTATTCCTGTCACTATTACATACTGTCACTATTACTATCACTTTACTATCACTCACTATTACTGTCACTTGCTATCACTCACTATTACTGTCACTATTACATAATGTTACATACTATTACTATCACGTACTATTACTGTCACTATTACATACTGTCACTATTACTATCACATAGTAATAGTATCACATAACATTACTATCACATACTATTACTATCACTTACTATCACATACTATTACTGTCACTATTACTATCACATACTATTACTGTCACTATTACGTACTATTACTATCGCTTTTACTGTCACTATTACTATCACATACTATTACATACTGTCACTTACATACTGTCACTATTACATACTGTCACTATTACTATCACATACTATTACTGTCACTTACATACTGTCACTATTACATACTGTCACTATTACTATCACATACTATTACTGTCACTATTACATACTATTACTATCACTTACTATTACTGTCACTATTACATACTGTCACTTACTATCACATACTATTACTGTCACTATTACATACTGTCACTATTACTATCACATACTATTACTGTCACTATTACATACTATTACTATCACTTACTATTACTGTCCCTATTACATACTGTCCCTATTACATACTGTCACTTACTATCACATACTATTACTGTCACTATTACATACTGTCACATACTATTACTGTCACTATCACATACTGTCACTATTACTATCACATACTATTACTGTCACTTGCTATCACTCACTATTACTGTCACTATTACATACTGTTACATACTATTACTATCACTTACTATTACTGTCACTATTACATACTGTCACTATTACTATCACATAGTAATGTTATGTGATACTATTACTATCACTTACTATCACATACTATTACTGTCACTATTACATACTATTACTATCACTTACTATTACTGTCACTATTACATACTGTCACTTACTATTACTGTCACTATTACATACTGTCACTATTGCTATCACTCACTATTACTGTCACTATTACATAATGTTACATACTATTACTATCACGTACTATTACTGTCACTATTACATACTGTCACTATTACTATCACATACTATTACTATCACTTACTATTACATACTGTCACTTACATACTGTCACTATTACATACTGTCACTATTACTATCACATACTATTACTGTCACTTACATACTGTCACTATTACATACTGTCACTATTACTATCACATACTATTACTGTCACTATTACATACTATTACTATCACTTACTATTACTGTCACTATTACATACTGTCACTTACTATCACATACTATTACTGTCACTATTACATACTGTCACTATTACTATCACATACTATTACTGTCACTATTACATACTATTACTATCACTTACTATTACTGTCCCTATTACATACTGTCACTTACTATCACATACTATTACTGTCACTATTACATACTGTCACTTACTATCACATACTATTACTGTCACTATTACATACTGTCACTATTACTATCACATACTATTACTGTCACTTGCTATCACTCACTATTACTGTCACTATTACATACTGTTACATACTATTACTATCACTTACTATTACTGTCACTATTACATACTGTCACTATTGCTATCACTCACTATTACTGTCACTATTACATAATGTTACATACTATTACTATCACGTACTATTACTGTCACTATTACATACTGTCACTATTACTATCACATACTATTACTATCACTTACTATTACTGTCACTATTACATACTGTCACTTACTATCTCATACTATTACTGTCACTATCACTTACTATTGCTATCACTATTACATACTGTCACTTGCTATCACTCACTATTACTGTCACTGTTACATACTGTTACATACTATTACTGTCACTTGCTATCACTCACTATTACTGTCACTGTTACATACTGTTACATACTATTACTATCACGTACTATTACTGTCACTATTACATACTGTCACTATTATTATCACATAGTAATAGTATCACATAACATTACTATCACATACTATTACTGTCACATACTGTCACTATTACTATCACATACTATTACTGTCACTATTACTATCACATACTATTACTGTCACTATTACATACTGTTACTATTACATACTGTCACTTTTACTATCACATACTATTACTATCACTTACTATTACTGTCACTATTACATGCTGTCACTTACTATCACATACTATTACTGTCACTATCACTTACTATTGCTATCACTATTACATACTGTCACTATTACTATCACTTACTATCACTATTACATACTGTCACTATTACTATCGCATACTATGGCATAGCCTTGAGAATTGAGGAATGTTCGGGGGCTTTAATCTCAACTCCCTCTTGGGACAATAACAATCCTTGACCATCCCTAATTTCCCTGTTTTCTCCCCTAATCCAGAGCAAGTATGACTTCACTTCCTGCCGCGGCgttctgtttgtgtgtttgaTCGTCCTGCTGCTCTTCTCCATCCTCTGCATCTTCATCCGCCACAGGATCCTCCACATCGTCTACGCCTCCCTGGGAGCCCTGCTCTTCACCTGCGTAAGTAGAGGAACTCGCCTGCATTTTAATGATGTATTGCATTTATATGGCACTTTTCAGGGCTTCATGTTTTAAGGGGGGCTCTCGCCTCATCCACGCCACTGTGTGACCTGTGAAAGTGTACTAAGTAAACGTGGCATGGTTGACTATCAGGACAAATTTTAGCATAAAGGTTCTGTTGTTTACTAGGGATGTCTGTCATTATAATCAATGTTATGGTGCATATGGGATGGTTGCTAAATGACAGGGTTGTGGCAGGGCTATACCAAGGATGTGTATATAAACCCTGTCTTCAACACAGCGCTGCctttcttgtgtgtgtgtatatgtaagtCATTGGGCTATACCCATTGAGCTCTAACAGAGTCAAAGCTCAGCGGGACAGGAATTGACTGAGTCCAACTGTTTGGCCATGTGACCGGATTATCACGCAGCTGCTGGTGGCCTCAGGTTTTCCAGCTCTGTCTGAGCCCAGTCTGCTCTCCCTGCAAACTGAGATAATTTCATCTTTTTGTGTGTAAAAGTGAGAACGaaacaaaaaatgtataaaaaaacatggttacattttgGAAACTCTAAAGGTGGAAAAACGACCTTGCTGATGCGATCAGTCAGTTATGGGCACTAGTTAGACTCACCAAAAGTGTTGTGCCCAAAGCTCTCATTCACCTTTAAACAAGGCAGTAAAAAGAGAGGGAAGCATGTTagtgaggatggagggagagagggatggctggagagagggatggggagagagcaGCGTGTTAGTGAGGACGGGGAGAGGGCAGCGTGTTAGTGAGGACGGGGAGAGGGCAGCGTGTTAGTGAGGACGGGGAGAGGGCAGCGTGTTAGTGAGGACGGGGAGAGGGCAGCGTGTTAGTGAGGACGGGGAGAGGGCAGCGTGTTAGTGAGGACGGGGAGAGGGCAGCGTGTTAGTGAGGACGGGGAGAGGGCAGCGTGTTAGTGAGGACGGGGAGAGGGCAGCGTGTTAGTGAGGACGGGGAGAGGGCAGCGTGTTAGTGAGGACGGGGAGAGGGCAGCGTGTTAGTGAGGACGGGGAGAGGGCAGCGTGTTAGTGAGGACGGGGAGAGGGCAGCGTGTTAGTGAGGACGGGGAGAGGGCAGCGTGTTAGTGAGGACAGGGAGAGGGCAGCGTGTTAGTGAGGACGGGGAGAGGGCAGCGTGTTAGTGAGGACGGGGAGAGGGCAGCGTGTTAGTGAGGACGGGGAGAGGGCAGCGTGTTAGTGAGGACGGGGAGAGGGCACCGTGTTAGTGAGGACGGGGAGAGGGCACCGTGTTAGTGAGGACGGGGAGAGGGCAGCGTGTTAGTGAGGACGGGGAGAGGGCAGCGTGTTAGTGAGGACGGGGAGAGGGCAGCGTGTTAGTGAGGACGGGGAGAGGGCAGCGTGTTAGTGAGGACGGGGAGAGGGCAGCGTGTTAGTGAGGACGGGGAGAGGGCAGCGTGTTAGTGAGGACGGGGAGAGGGCAGCGTGTTAGTGAGGACGGGGAGAGGGCAGCGTGTTAGTGAGGACGGGGAGAGGGCAGCGTGTTAGTGAGGACGGGGAGAGGGCAGCGTGTTAGTGAGGACGGGGAGAGGGCAGCGTGTTAGTGAGGACGGGGAGAGGGCAGCGTGTTAGTGAGGACGGGGAGAGGGCAGCGTGTTAGTGAGGACGGGGAGAGGGCAGCGTGTTAGTGAGGACGGGGGGAGGGCAGCGTGTTAGTGAGGACGGGGGGAGGGCAGCGTGTTAGTGAGGACGGGGGGAGGGCAGCGTGTTAGTGAGGACGGGGGGAGGGCAGCGTGTTAGTGAAGGACGGGGGGAGGGCAGCGTGTTAGTGAAGGACGGGGGGAGGGCAGCGTGTTAGTGAGGATGGGGGAGGGCAGCGTGTTAGTGAGAACGGGGGGAGGGCAGCGTGTTAGTGAAGGACGGGGGGAGGGCAGC
This region of Salvelinus namaycush isolate Seneca chromosome 32, SaNama_1.0, whole genome shotgun sequence genomic DNA includes:
- the LOC120027164 gene encoding protein lifeguard 1-like, with product MSQDKNSYPGVMGENNPLHNNVYGPPQPGFGIAPPNYTPAPVQAPYPGQPAAYGQPTPYDQPAPYGQPAPYGQPGFPQGGPGFGQGPYPQMPYPQGPYPTVPYQQPAQPGFPGDPNTSAGDGYHGDVPPSYYDNEEFTNSGFEDKSIRQAFIRKVFLVLTVQLMVTFSFVAVFTFVDDAKLFVRRNPWTYYVSYAIFFVSLITLSCCGEFRRKHPWNLIALSILTLSLSYMVGMIASFYDTETVIMAVGITAVVCFTVVLFSLQSKYDFTSCRGVLFVCLIVLLLFSILCIFIRHRILHIVYASLGALLFTCFLAVDTQLLLGNKKLALSPEEYIFAALNLYTDIINIFLYILAIVGRSRE